A region of Selenomonadales bacterium 4137-cl DNA encodes the following proteins:
- a CDS encoding MaoC family dehydratase — protein MVRDIPFAEINIGDKASMTKTVSEHDVYTFAGVSGDFNPVHIDAEFAKTTMFKERIAHGMLSAGFISAVLGTSLPGRNTIYLGQELAFKAPVKIGDTVTATVEAIEKIPEKSRIIFRTTVTNQDGTIVIDGKATVLKK, from the coding sequence ATGGTCCGCGACATCCCCTTCGCCGAGATCAACATCGGCGACAAAGCCAGCATGACCAAAACGGTCAGCGAACACGACGTCTACACCTTCGCCGGCGTAAGCGGCGACTTCAACCCCGTCCACATCGACGCCGAATTCGCCAAAACCACCATGTTCAAAGAACGCATCGCCCACGGCATGCTCTCGGCCGGCTTCATCTCCGCCGTCCTCGGCACCTCGCTGCCCGGCCGCAACACCATCTACCTTGGGCAGGAACTGGCCTTCAAAGCCCCGGTGAAAATCGGCGACACCGTCACCGCCACCGTTGAGGCGATTGAAAAAATCCCCGAAAAAAGCCGCATCATCTTCCGCACCACCGTAACCAACCAGGACGGCACCATCGTCATAGACGGCA